A genome region from Pleurocapsa minor HA4230-MV1 includes the following:
- a CDS encoding BCD family MFS transporter has product MTIENVSKSHHVYPRRSIGIITIFRLGLFNLGLGLMAVLTLAVLNRVMISELGIPATITGAILATSLFIAPARVWFGQLSDRKPLLGKHRTNYVLLGTAILGLAVFLAVQVVWQLGDVVEASGGWQWNSQTIGWSALLGLIMAIYGLGVSCSSTPFTALLVDITEESRRSKLIAIVWSMLMVGIVVGGVTGSIVFKKIEAAGISAGNIPMEILQPPINSVFSFVPFLVLSLAIIATWGVEKRYSRFNNSTTGDRDDSINLSRALQILTTSRQTGIFFAFLSVLTIGLFMQEAVLEPYGGEVFGMSIGETTQLNAFWGIGILLGYSFTGFLIIPGLGKKPTTKIGCILVALCFGLIVAAGFTQQPKMLQLAVMLFGIAAGIATVGGISLMLDLTAAKTAGTFIGAWGLAQAMSRGLATLIGGVILDIGKGIFDVALISYGLVFVIQALMMILAIIILEQVNVQEFKDNTSKALATVMEGDLDG; this is encoded by the coding sequence ATGACTATTGAAAATGTTTCTAAATCTCATCATGTTTACCCAAGACGTTCCATAGGAATAATAACTATCTTTCGTTTGGGCTTATTTAATCTGGGACTTGGTTTAATGGCGGTGTTAACACTTGCTGTCTTAAATCGAGTGATGATTAGTGAACTTGGTATTCCTGCAACCATTACAGGAGCAATTTTAGCTACCTCGTTATTTATTGCCCCTGCCAGAGTCTGGTTTGGGCAATTATCCGATCGTAAACCACTGTTGGGCAAGCATCGGACTAATTATGTTTTACTCGGAACAGCGATCTTGGGTTTAGCGGTATTTCTGGCGGTGCAGGTGGTATGGCAGTTAGGGGATGTAGTAGAAGCTAGTGGTGGTTGGCAATGGAATAGTCAAACTATCGGCTGGAGTGCATTATTGGGCTTAATTATGGCTATCTATGGTTTGGGGGTTAGCTGTAGCTCAACACCCTTTACTGCTTTACTAGTGGATATTACCGAAGAATCGAGACGTTCTAAATTAATTGCGATCGTTTGGTCGATGTTAATGGTGGGAATTGTAGTGGGAGGAGTTACGGGTAGTATTGTCTTTAAAAAAATTGAAGCAGCAGGAATCTCGGCGGGGAATATTCCGATGGAAATTCTACAGCCACCAATTAATTCTGTGTTTAGCTTTGTTCCTTTTTTAGTTTTAAGTTTGGCGATTATTGCCACTTGGGGAGTAGAAAAAAGATATTCGCGATTTAATAATAGTACTACTGGCGATCGCGATGATAGTATCAATCTTAGTCGGGCGCTGCAAATCTTAACTACTAGTCGTCAAACAGGCATTTTTTTCGCTTTCTTGTCTGTACTGACTATTGGCTTGTTTATGCAGGAAGCAGTACTTGAACCCTATGGCGGTGAAGTGTTTGGGATGAGTATTGGCGAAACTACTCAGCTTAATGCTTTTTGGGGGATAGGAATTTTACTCGGTTATAGTTTTACAGGTTTTTTAATTATCCCAGGGCTGGGTAAAAAACCAACTACTAAAATTGGCTGTATTCTAGTTGCCTTGTGTTTTGGTTTAATTGTGGCTGCTGGCTTCACTCAACAACCAAAAATGCTGCAATTAGCAGTTATGTTATTTGGAATTGCTGCGGGGATAGCTACCGTTGGCGGCATTAGCTTGATGTTGGACTTAACCGCTGCCAAAACCGCAGGGACTTTTATTGGTGCTTGGGGATTAGCTCAAGCTATGTCTAGGGGATTAGCTACCTTGATTGGAGGCGTAATTTTAGATATTGGCAAAGGCATCTTTGATGTTGCTTTGATCTCCTATGGGTTGGTATTTGTAATCCAAGCATTAATGATGATTTTGGCAATTATTATCTTAGAGCAAGTTAATGTTCAAGAGTTTAAAGATAATACCAGCAAGGCACTTGCTACCGTAATGGAAGGAGATTTAGATGGATAA
- a CDS encoding cupin domain-containing protein — protein sequence MNKYDLIQQLSLSEHTEGGYFVASYHSAKTLPTNREGSDRSLLTLIYQLLTDDRPIDHLHRNQSDTIQYYHKNNHIF from the coding sequence ATGAATAAATATGACTTGATTCAACAACTATCTCTCAGCGAACATACAGAAGGGGGGTATTTTGTGGCAAGCTATCATTCAGCCAAAACTTTACCTACAAATCGAGAAGGAAGCGATCGCAGCCTTCTGACTTTAATTTATCAATTACTTACCGACGATCGCCCAATTGACCATCTTCATCGTAATCAATCAGATACAATACAGTATTACCATAAAAATAATCACATATTCTAA
- the lepA gene encoding translation elongation factor 4, protein MTDVPVSRIRNFSIIAHIDHGKSTLADRMLQDTGTVAQRQMKEQFLDNMDLERERGITIKLQAARMNYTAKDGQKYVLNLIDTPGHVDFSYEVSRSLAACEGALLVVDASQGVEAQTLANVYLALENDLEIIPVLNKIDLPGAEPERVAQEIEDVVGLDCSNVIQASAKAGIGINDILEAIVQQVPPPADTVAEPLRALIFDSYYDAYRGVVVYFRVMDGTVKRGDNVRLMASGKEYVIDELGILSPTQVEVDELHAGEVGYFAAAIKAVEDARVGDTITQVDAPAPQPLPGYTEAKPMVFCGLFPTDSDQYPDLRDALDKLKLNDAALSYEPETSSAMGFGFRCGFLGLLHMEIVQERLEREYDLELITTAPSVIYRVTTIDGQVMEIDNPSLLPDPQKREKIEEPFIKVEIITPETYVGTLMDLCQTRRGIFKDMKYFTQSRTCLIYELPLAEVVTDFFDQMKSRTKGYASMEYQMLGYRSDHLVKLDILVNKDPVDALSTIVHRDKAYYVGRALTEKLKELIPRHQFKVPIQAAIGAKIIASEHIPALRKDVLAKCYGGDISRKKKLLQKQAKGKKRMKSIGTVDVPQEAFMAVLKIGKE, encoded by the coding sequence ATGACTGACGTTCCTGTATCTCGCATTCGCAACTTTTCAATTATTGCTCATATCGATCATGGTAAATCTACCCTGGCGGATCGAATGTTGCAAGATACTGGTACTGTTGCCCAAAGACAGATGAAAGAGCAGTTTCTTGACAATATGGATTTGGAGCGAGAGCGGGGAATTACCATCAAGCTACAGGCAGCAAGGATGAATTACACTGCTAAAGATGGACAAAAATATGTCTTAAATTTAATTGATACTCCTGGTCACGTAGATTTTTCCTATGAGGTATCTCGTTCTCTAGCAGCCTGTGAAGGAGCATTGTTAGTAGTAGATGCTTCTCAAGGAGTTGAGGCGCAGACTTTGGCTAATGTATATTTAGCCTTGGAAAACGATTTAGAAATTATTCCCGTACTCAACAAGATCGATTTACCAGGAGCAGAACCAGAGCGAGTTGCTCAAGAGATTGAAGACGTTGTGGGTTTAGACTGTAGTAATGTCATTCAAGCCTCAGCTAAAGCTGGTATAGGGATTAATGATATTTTAGAGGCGATCGTGCAGCAAGTACCACCACCAGCAGATACAGTGGCTGAACCTCTACGAGCTTTGATCTTTGATAGTTATTACGATGCCTATCGTGGTGTAGTGGTTTACTTCCGCGTGATGGATGGTACGGTTAAAAGAGGCGATAACGTACGTCTGATGGCATCAGGGAAAGAATATGTGATCGATGAACTGGGTATTCTTTCTCCCACTCAAGTAGAAGTAGATGAACTTCATGCAGGAGAAGTAGGCTATTTTGCTGCGGCGATTAAAGCAGTTGAAGATGCTCGGGTTGGAGATACTATTACTCAAGTAGACGCTCCTGCACCCCAACCTTTGCCTGGCTACACAGAAGCAAAACCGATGGTTTTCTGTGGTTTATTTCCTACTGATTCTGACCAATATCCCGATTTGCGAGATGCTTTAGATAAACTCAAACTCAACGATGCAGCTTTATCTTATGAACCAGAGACATCAAGTGCGATGGGTTTTGGCTTCCGCTGCGGTTTTCTCGGATTGTTACACATGGAAATTGTCCAAGAGAGATTAGAGCGGGAATATGACCTCGAATTAATTACCACTGCACCTTCGGTAATTTATCGCGTCACGACGATAGATGGTCAGGTAATGGAAATTGATAACCCTAGTTTGTTACCCGATCCCCAAAAAAGAGAAAAAATTGAAGAGCCTTTTATTAAGGTAGAAATAATTACTCCAGAAACCTATGTCGGTACTCTCATGGACTTATGCCAAACCAGACGAGGCATCTTTAAGGACATGAAGTACTTTACGCAAAGTCGTACTTGCTTAATCTATGAACTTCCTTTAGCAGAAGTAGTTACAGACTTTTTCGATCAGATGAAATCTCGGACTAAAGGCTATGCCAGCATGGAATATCAAATGTTAGGCTATCGCTCGGATCATCTGGTTAAGCTAGATATTTTAGTAAATAAAGATCCTGTAGATGCTCTATCAACGATCGTACATCGTGATAAGGCTTATTATGTTGGGCGTGCTTTAACCGAAAAGCTGAAAGAATTAATTCCCCGTCATCAGTTTAAAGTTCCCATCCAGGCTGCGATTGGCGCAAAAATAATTGCCAGTGAACATATTCCTGCTCTGCGTAAGGATGTACTCGCAAAATGTTATGGCGGGGATATTTCTCGTAAGAAGAAATTATTACAGAAACAAGCTAAGGGTAAAAAGCGGATGAAATCTATTGGTACTGTAGATGTACCACAAGAAGCGTTTATGGCGGTGTTGAAAATAGGCAAGGAATAA
- a CDS encoding cyclic nucleotide-binding domain-containing protein, translating into MFAQLPESRMHWIRWILTIAWLLVIASLFFDPWTSALTEPNHPWSPLRLPSDCIQVQGVCLVEQPYPLGTTIFWGAIVPAAIFILLVFGHELWRRICPLSFLSQIPRALGWQRQFKRENKKTGKVRYELAKVNADSWLGRNYLYVQFAWLFVGLCGRILFFNADRLILAGWMLFTIAAAIAVGYFYGGKSWCQYFCPMAPVQSIYSEPGGLLSSKAHMSTQSITQSMCRTVQPDGQEQSACVACQNPCIDIDAERTYWNSLNKPETTFLRYGYVGLVIGYFCYYYLYAGNWNYYFSGAWLRQTDQLASLFSPGLYLFGQAINIPKLVAVPLVLGGCTALSYGVGRWIEKRAKSYSRRHHSKLTSDTIRHRIFTLCTFGIFNFFFIFGGRPLVQLLPWSVQYIYDLGLVSLSTLWLYKTWRRSPDFYARENLASRFRKQLEKLQLNVSQFLEGRALSDLNTHEVYVLAKVLPGFTREKRHQAYKEVVREALEEGYVNYSSSLEILQQMRRELNITDDEHRIVLDELGIEDPELLNPNRQRSLENQIRLSGYRKSLERLILLQSKQPDFQTLEQLSAQDSAEIRSLRREYSITPQEEEWILSGFAANNGSVKKAEFLLAQLPELIDGYRALNQPILQEHQAVLTLLRENLKHKKELIVRSILETLTILQNDPATPTLAQSLQQASPAVLIEILEQEDWSDRLPREILQFLTQPGETPVTCSLEASSAEILGHLEALVQEQNPLIQAAALYMIAQLDTERAQAIAKRRRSLIARDRHHEFSPQLMQETAERLLSLPTPKPSLTEFSTLEKLVYLFNSDFFHRMQSETLISLAHLAEVRIYSSGEVITEAGDTCRELLLLLEGNANIHYQNQTGAQIRVEQLQPGQTLDELEVLAHSTSENTIIADSEKTRILAIPVDAFDDLLDNDPDFARRVLELESRQLQRFVRSVQSP; encoded by the coding sequence ATGTTTGCTCAACTTCCAGAGTCTCGAATGCACTGGATTCGGTGGATACTGACCATTGCATGGCTTCTTGTCATTGCTTCCCTATTTTTTGATCCCTGGACATCAGCATTAACCGAACCCAATCATCCCTGGAGTCCATTACGGCTACCCAGTGATTGTATACAGGTGCAAGGGGTATGTTTAGTTGAGCAACCCTACCCTCTAGGAACGACTATCTTTTGGGGAGCTATTGTCCCAGCGGCAATCTTTATTTTGTTGGTGTTTGGACATGAGCTATGGAGGCGGATTTGTCCTCTATCTTTTTTATCTCAGATTCCTCGCGCTTTAGGCTGGCAACGACAATTTAAACGGGAAAATAAAAAGACTGGGAAAGTGCGCTACGAGTTGGCAAAGGTTAACGCCGATTCGTGGCTAGGTCGCAACTATCTTTATGTACAATTTGCTTGGCTGTTTGTAGGATTGTGTGGGCGAATTTTATTTTTTAACGCCGATCGCCTTATACTAGCTGGTTGGATGCTGTTCACGATCGCAGCAGCGATCGCTGTCGGTTATTTTTACGGTGGGAAGTCCTGGTGTCAATACTTTTGTCCCATGGCACCTGTGCAAAGTATTTATAGTGAGCCTGGTGGCTTGTTGAGTAGCAAAGCTCATATGAGTACTCAGTCCATCACCCAATCGATGTGCCGTACGGTACAACCTGATGGTCAAGAGCAGAGTGCTTGTGTAGCCTGCCAAAATCCTTGCATTGACATTGATGCTGAACGCACCTATTGGAATAGCTTAAATAAGCCTGAAACCACCTTTTTGCGCTATGGGTATGTGGGTTTAGTGATTGGCTATTTTTGTTATTACTATTTATATGCAGGCAACTGGAACTACTACTTTTCTGGTGCTTGGCTACGACAAACCGATCAGCTAGCTTCTCTGTTTAGCCCTGGACTTTACTTATTTGGGCAGGCGATTAATATTCCCAAACTAGTTGCTGTTCCGCTTGTACTGGGAGGATGCACTGCGCTCAGCTATGGGGTTGGACGGTGGATCGAAAAACGTGCCAAATCTTACAGTCGGCGACATCATAGCAAGCTGACAAGCGATACAATTCGACATCGCATTTTTACCCTTTGCACCTTTGGTATTTTTAACTTCTTCTTTATATTTGGGGGTCGTCCCTTAGTGCAGCTTCTACCCTGGTCGGTGCAGTATATCTATGATCTGGGTTTGGTCTCCCTCAGTACTCTCTGGCTCTACAAAACTTGGAGGCGCAGTCCCGATTTCTATGCTCGTGAAAATCTTGCTAGTCGATTCCGTAAACAATTAGAGAAATTACAGCTTAATGTTTCACAGTTTTTAGAAGGGCGTGCGCTTAGTGACCTTAATACTCACGAAGTCTATGTCTTAGCCAAGGTTCTGCCTGGCTTTACCCGCGAGAAACGACACCAAGCCTATAAAGAGGTGGTACGAGAAGCATTGGAAGAAGGCTATGTAAACTACTCCAGCAGTTTGGAAATCTTGCAGCAAATGCGTCGAGAATTAAATATTACCGATGATGAACACCGTATCGTGTTGGACGAATTGGGTATTGAAGATCCAGAATTGCTCAATCCCAACCGTCAACGTAGTTTAGAAAATCAGATTCGCTTGAGTGGTTACCGCAAATCCTTAGAACGGCTAATATTGCTACAAAGCAAACAACCAGATTTCCAGACATTGGAGCAATTATCAGCTCAAGATTCAGCTGAGATTCGTTCTCTGCGCCGTGAATATTCGATCACACCACAAGAAGAAGAATGGATCTTAAGTGGGTTTGCGGCTAATAACGGTAGTGTCAAAAAGGCAGAGTTTCTCCTGGCTCAATTGCCCGAATTGATTGATGGTTATCGCGCCTTAAATCAACCCATACTTCAAGAGCATCAAGCGGTGTTAACGCTGCTTCGAGAAAATCTTAAGCACAAAAAAGAACTGATCGTGCGCTCAATCCTAGAAACACTGACAATCCTACAAAATGATCCAGCTACTCCAACTTTGGCACAGTCCTTACAACAGGCTTCACCTGCGGTTTTAATCGAAATTCTAGAACAGGAAGACTGGAGCGATCGCCTACCACGAGAGATACTGCAATTTTTGACTCAACCTGGAGAAACTCCCGTAACTTGTTCTCTAGAAGCATCTTCGGCAGAGATTTTAGGTCATTTAGAAGCTCTGGTACAGGAACAAAATCCCCTAATTCAGGCTGCTGCGCTCTATATGATTGCTCAATTGGATACAGAACGCGCTCAGGCGATCGCGAAGCGTAGGCGGAGCCTAATCGCCCGCGATCGACATCATGAGTTCAGTCCTCAGCTTATGCAGGAAACAGCCGAACGGCTACTGTCTTTGCCAACACCCAAGCCATCCCTGACCGAATTTTCTACCTTAGAGAAGCTGGTTTATTTATTCAACAGCGATTTCTTTCACCGAATGCAGAGTGAAACGTTAATCTCCCTAGCTCATCTGGCAGAAGTGAGAATTTACTCTAGCGGGGAGGTGATCACAGAAGCAGGAGACACCTGCCGAGAATTATTACTTTTACTCGAAGGCAATGCTAATATTCACTATCAAAATCAAACTGGGGCCCAGATTCGTGTTGAACAGCTTCAGCCTGGGCAAACGCTGGATGAACTAGAAGTTTTGGCACATAGTACCTCGGAAAATACAATCATTGCAGACAGCGAAAAGACACGTATTTTAGCAATTCCCGTTGATGCCTTTGACGATTTACTAGACAATGATCCTGATTTTGCACGGCGAGTTTTGGAATTAGAGAGTCGTCAGCTACAGCGATTTGTGCGATCGGTGCAGTCTCCTTAA
- a CDS encoding DUF5615 family PIN-like protein codes for MTTIWIDAHLSPAIATWITDKFGFTAVALRDLKLRDAEDPEIFEAAKERSHLI; via the coding sequence ATGACAACGATTTGGATTGATGCGCATTTGTCGCCTGCGATCGCAACTTGGATTACAGACAAATTTGGATTTACCGCAGTAGCCTTACGTGATCTTAAATTGAGGGATGCAGAAGATCCCGAAATCTTTGAAGCTGCAAAAGAGCGATCGCATCTCATCTAA
- a CDS encoding DUF1995 family protein: MNTFPETLDAAVEQAKAAAQRAIADGYKLVQVELVVPEIALQSEALALEFAQLFATTGSRVKVMFPDTGASALAKRNWGEQPFAVTDLGSRFTSIETQIAEEDEIFIVACPSAVEVERVEKLSQLAGDRPVLFLIPQLEDVAVVGIGLAARQLRDRFIKNIYSCYYLRPLEEGAILRCHPSPWQIWLEQESGYELATELTTKPMGEDLERLMIGLTNPQAADGDGKPSQKKTSLLSNLQKFLNALSQ; this comes from the coding sequence ATGAATACTTTTCCCGAAACTTTAGACGCAGCAGTAGAACAGGCAAAAGCAGCTGCCCAAAGAGCGATCGCCGATGGTTACAAACTGGTTCAGGTAGAGTTAGTCGTGCCTGAAATTGCCTTACAATCTGAGGCATTAGCCTTGGAGTTTGCCCAACTGTTTGCCACGACTGGTTCACGGGTAAAGGTGATGTTTCCCGATACAGGTGCATCTGCTCTAGCCAAACGTAATTGGGGTGAACAGCCTTTTGCTGTGACAGATCTGGGGAGTCGCTTTACCTCGATTGAAACCCAGATTGCTGAAGAAGATGAAATCTTTATTGTGGCTTGTCCTTCGGCGGTAGAAGTGGAACGAGTCGAGAAACTAAGTCAATTGGCAGGCGATCGCCCTGTACTTTTTCTGATTCCCCAACTAGAAGATGTTGCAGTGGTGGGGATTGGTTTAGCAGCAAGACAGTTACGCGATCGCTTTATTAAGAATATCTATTCCTGCTACTATCTGCGCCCTCTTGAAGAAGGGGCAATTCTCCGCTGTCATCCTTCACCTTGGCAAATTTGGCTGGAGCAAGAATCTGGCTATGAACTGGCGACAGAATTAACTACTAAGCCCATGGGGGAAGATTTAGAGCGATTAATGATCGGCTTAACTAATCCTCAAGCAGCAGACGGTGATGGTAAGCCGTCTCAGAAAAAGACGAGTTTATTAAGTAATTTACAAAAGTTTCTGAATGCTCTTAGTCAATAA
- a CDS encoding ankyrin repeat domain-containing protein → MFSNNAIALLDRGANVNAFSSGELVCTPLHAAAADNNVELIKLLVERGADLGLKDSIYHKTSLNWAEGFEAKEAIALLKQLEQS, encoded by the coding sequence TTGTTTTCAAACAATGCGATCGCTCTTTTAGATCGAGGTGCTAATGTTAACGCATTTAGTTCTGGAGAATTAGTCTGCACTCCTCTACATGCAGCTGCTGCGGATAACAATGTAGAACTTATTAAATTGTTAGTGGAAAGGGGAGCAGACTTAGGGCTTAAAGATAGCATATACCACAAAACGTCTTTGAATTGGGCAGAAGGATTTGAGGCTAAAGAGGCGATCGCGCTTTTAAAACAACTCGAACAATCTTAA
- a CDS encoding NIL domain-containing protein: MNNPYLLEQRPFQNNRQTEIELKLRVPQSYHQEPIISQLISEYQLKVIFLSAILGKDGQGDGWFGLKILGTIQQINNALIYLSELDIEIWHEPDLELDGW; this comes from the coding sequence ATGAATAATCCTTATTTATTGGAACAAAGACCATTTCAAAACAATCGACAGACAGAAATTGAGCTTAAACTCAGAGTGCCTCAAAGCTATCATCAAGAACCGATTATTTCTCAGCTAATCTCGGAATATCAGCTCAAAGTTATTTTTTTGTCAGCCATTTTAGGCAAAGATGGTCAGGGAGACGGCTGGTTTGGACTTAAAATCTTAGGCACTATTCAACAAATTAATAATGCTTTGATTTATCTTTCAGAATTAGACATCGAAATTTGGCACGAACCAGATTTAGAACTAGATGGTTGGTAA
- the aroH gene encoding chorismate mutase: MVEWRVRGIRGATTVTENTEAAMSDAVHELIAEIEAHNLFRPEDIVCVFFTVTADLDVIFPAAVARKRPGWNHVPLIDLQQMHVKGSLKRCIRILIQVNTSVAQSAIVHRYLHQAHALRPDLDIQMFS; this comes from the coding sequence ATGGTTGAATGGCGAGTAAGAGGCATTCGTGGGGCAACAACCGTAACTGAGAATACAGAGGCTGCTATGAGTGATGCAGTCCATGAGCTAATCGCTGAAATTGAGGCTCACAACTTGTTTCGGCCAGAAGATATAGTCTGTGTATTTTTTACCGTCACAGCCGATCTTGATGTTATATTTCCTGCTGCTGTTGCCAGAAAACGCCCTGGTTGGAATCATGTTCCGCTAATCGATCTTCAACAGATGCATGTCAAAGGTAGTCTTAAACGTTGCATCAGAATCCTAATTCAGGTTAATACTTCTGTCGCTCAATCAGCTATTGTTCATCGTTATCTACATCAGGCTCACGCTTTACGCCCAGATTTAGATATTCAGATGTTTAGTTAA
- a CDS encoding glycosyltransferase → MSFNINELSHQESRILVWSQRNIENFIFNSCLFEFEDIINEVDLANIISPPQYSCGGKIVKKLVKNNTQYFKSLANLNPYFQSIYLEQEYDIFFTILDFPQNLSSINLLKNWREKCHFSVCYLMEIWHKDLPKLKNFLQFFQNFDLICLGHSEIVDDVQKIINRPCIYLPPGVNAVKFCPDCQTSDWRSQRGAHRSIDLLNLGRRSDVVHQALLELAEQTDFFYYYDYISGAGQRSDRHQEHRTLISNLLKSSRYFITNYAKVNKLQETHGQQEIGYRFFEGAAAGSVLLGCPPDNLAFKHYFDWDNAIIPIDFDERNIAKIIAELDSQPELLKQIQTDNVVNSLLRHDWVYRWEQVLRKLGMSLTPGIKKRQDKLKELAQTYIKR, encoded by the coding sequence ATGTCTTTCAATATAAATGAGCTTAGTCATCAAGAATCTCGTATTTTAGTTTGGTCACAGCGTAATATAGAAAATTTTATTTTCAACTCTTGTTTATTTGAATTTGAAGATATTATTAATGAAGTTGACTTAGCTAATATTATTTCACCTCCACAATATAGTTGCGGTGGTAAAATCGTCAAAAAGTTAGTCAAAAACAATACGCAATATTTTAAATCTCTAGCTAATCTGAATCCATATTTTCAGTCTATTTATTTAGAACAAGAGTATGATATTTTCTTTACAATTTTAGACTTTCCTCAGAATTTATCTTCAATCAATTTATTAAAAAATTGGCGTGAAAAGTGCCATTTTTCCGTGTGTTATCTCATGGAAATTTGGCACAAAGATCTCCCAAAGTTAAAAAACTTTCTTCAATTCTTTCAAAACTTTGATTTAATTTGTCTCGGTCACTCTGAAATAGTAGATGATGTTCAGAAAATTATCAATCGTCCTTGCATCTATCTCCCTCCTGGAGTTAACGCAGTCAAGTTTTGCCCAGATTGTCAAACAAGCGATTGGCGAAGCCAGCGCGGAGCGCATCGCTCAATCGATTTACTTAATTTAGGCAGACGTTCGGATGTAGTTCATCAAGCTTTATTAGAATTAGCCGAGCAGACAGATTTTTTCTACTACTATGACTATATTAGCGGTGCTGGACAGCGTAGCGATCGCCATCAAGAACATCGAACTTTAATTTCTAATCTGCTTAAGAGTAGCCGTTATTTTATTACCAATTATGCCAAGGTCAATAAGCTGCAAGAAACTCATGGACAGCAAGAAATTGGCTACCGTTTTTTTGAAGGAGCAGCAGCAGGGAGTGTTTTGCTTGGCTGTCCTCCCGATAATCTAGCTTTTAAACATTATTTCGATTGGGATAATGCCATAATTCCCATTGACTTTGATGAACGCAATATTGCTAAAATCATTGCTGAACTCGATTCGCAGCCAGAACTTTTAAAGCAGATCCAGACTGATAACGTGGTAAATTCTTTGCTTAGACATGATTGGGTATACCGATGGGAACAAGTGTTGAGGAAATTGGGTATGTCACTCACTCCAGGTATAAAAAAACGTCAAGATAAATTGAAAGAACTTGCTCAAACCTATATAAAAAGATAG